A single genomic interval of Zingiber officinale cultivar Zhangliang chromosome 4A, Zo_v1.1, whole genome shotgun sequence harbors:
- the LOC121972374 gene encoding polyamine oxidase 3-like has translation MKLNFSAIVIGGGFAGIAAAHALKNAAFQVVLLESRDRIGGRVHTNYSFGFPVDMGAAWLHGVCNENPLASWIGRLGLPIYRTSGDNSVLYDHDLESYALFDGDGHQVPQDLVEKVGKVFETILEEASSLLTLYL, from the exons atgaaaCTAAATTTTTCTGCCATTGTCATTGGTGGTGGATTTGCAGGGATTGCAGCTGCTCATGCACTGAAAAATGCAGCTTTTCAG GTTGTGCTTTTAGAATCTCGGGATAGAATTGGTGGTCGAGTTCACACTAACTACTCATTTGGTTTTCCTGTTGACATGGGAGCAGCCTG GTTGCATGGTGTCTGCAACGAGAATCCATTGGCATCTTGGATTGGAAGACTTGGTCTACCAATTTATCGAACTTCTGGTGACAATTCTGTCTTGTATGATCATGACTTGGAGAG CTACGCACTCTTTGATGGTGATGGACATCAAGTGCCTCAAGATCTAGTGGAAAAAGTTGGTAAGGTGTTTGAAACCATTCTGGAAGAGGCAAGTTCTTTATTAACCTTATATCTGTAG